The following proteins come from a genomic window of Proteiniphilum propionicum:
- a CDS encoding glycosyl hydrolase, with translation MKLKMTMLLAVISMIHLIGCKQNPHTNLTQLSQELERGFITPPDSIQTSVYWYWISDNISKEGAIRDLHAMKKAGINRAFIGNIGIDDLPYGKIKMFSEAWWEILHTALKTATELDIEIGIFNSPGWSQSGGPWIEPEQSMRYLASSELVVKGPQTITQLLQKPNEQFQDVKVIAIPNVMREELMLTHKNAVIESTPLLANLGRLTDNDPQTGINLPEGNSVSISFKSEKPFTARSLTVQTTRAPFMADAVLQIKEGNNNYNTVSQFVINRSNPALNVGFDPYAPVTIALPATTSREFRLVLTYRSGGSGLAEVNLSGVPRMERYSEKTLAKMHPTPLPYWKDYLWPEQPEVDDKSLIIQDKQILDITQHLSPEGVLSWDVPEGEWIVLRMGMAPTGVTNGPASPEATGLEVDKMSKKWTAVHFNRFIGEILKRIPEADRKTFKVVVQDSYETGGQNFTDGMLEEFEQRYGYDAFPYLPVFRGYVVNSRMESDRFLWDLRRMIADKIAYDYVGGLREVSHQHGLTTWLENYGHWGFPGEFLMYGGQSDEIGGEFWSQGELGDIENRAATSAGHIYGKTKISAESNTSGGPAYSRHPAMMKQRTDRFFAEGINNTLLHLYIMQPYEEKNPGVNAWFGNEFDRKNTWFSQLDVYTEYLKRVNFMLQQGLNVADVAYFIGEDTPKMTGITDPPLPIGYQYDYINAEVIEQDMTVKNGLLTLPHGTQYRVLVLPKQETMRPELLAKIKKLVNEGAYILGPAPKRSPSQQNQPEADNRVEQLAIELWGDLVDETIKQRDYGKGLIMNGLSLEEVFDRIGLLPDCKLPEDNSIHYGHRTMGGIEIYFLSNQTDKEQIITPKFRVKGMQPETWEPTTGYTRSLPAFDDKNGVTAVPIKMAPFESTFIVFRHKSDKKATSYNPETNYPAPQLVADLSRDWTVTFDPLRGGPSEPVRFDSLKDWTTFSDNDIKYYSGTAIYKNHFTIDSLSGHHEITIDLGKLTAMGKVYINDIYAGGVWTPPYRLKITPFLKKGTNAIKIEIVNNWMNRLIGELKLPEDQRTTGCFVNPYNKDSTLQPSGLFGPVTISRIRTYHKILK, from the coding sequence ATGAAACTAAAAATGACAATGTTACTGGCTGTGATCAGCATGATACACCTGATTGGGTGTAAGCAAAATCCACACACTAACCTTACACAATTGTCTCAGGAATTGGAGAGAGGATTTATCACACCTCCCGATTCCATCCAGACCAGTGTATATTGGTACTGGATTTCGGATAATATCTCCAAAGAAGGTGCAATAAGAGACCTTCATGCTATGAAAAAAGCAGGAATCAACCGCGCCTTCATTGGCAACATCGGGATTGATGACCTTCCCTACGGCAAAATAAAAATGTTCAGTGAAGCGTGGTGGGAGATACTGCATACTGCTTTGAAAACAGCTACGGAACTGGATATAGAAATCGGTATCTTCAACTCTCCGGGTTGGAGTCAATCGGGAGGCCCATGGATCGAACCGGAACAATCGATGCGCTACCTGGCCTCATCGGAACTCGTGGTGAAAGGTCCACAAACCATCACGCAACTTCTCCAGAAACCAAACGAACAGTTTCAGGACGTGAAGGTGATCGCTATCCCGAACGTGATGCGTGAAGAGTTGATGTTGACCCATAAAAATGCAGTAATTGAGAGTACCCCTCTCCTTGCCAACCTTGGACGACTGACAGACAATGATCCGCAGACAGGGATAAACCTGCCGGAGGGAAATAGTGTGTCCATCAGTTTCAAATCGGAAAAACCGTTTACAGCCAGAAGCCTCACTGTCCAGACAACTCGGGCACCGTTCATGGCCGATGCGGTTCTACAGATCAAGGAGGGTAACAACAATTATAACACCGTTTCGCAATTCGTTATTAACCGATCCAATCCTGCTTTAAACGTAGGGTTTGATCCATACGCACCCGTAACAATTGCCTTACCGGCCACCACATCCAGAGAATTCAGGCTGGTTCTTACTTATCGGTCCGGAGGAAGTGGCCTGGCAGAGGTCAACCTGAGCGGTGTTCCCCGTATGGAAAGGTATAGTGAAAAGACACTGGCCAAGATGCATCCCACCCCACTTCCCTACTGGAAAGATTATCTCTGGCCGGAACAACCGGAAGTAGACGATAAGAGCCTGATCATTCAGGATAAGCAGATTCTCGACATTACGCAACACTTGTCCCCTGAGGGAGTCCTCAGCTGGGATGTACCGGAAGGGGAATGGATAGTTTTAAGGATGGGTATGGCTCCCACCGGGGTCACCAACGGGCCAGCTTCTCCTGAAGCTACCGGTTTGGAGGTAGATAAAATGAGTAAAAAATGGACCGCTGTCCATTTCAACCGTTTTATCGGCGAGATCCTGAAGAGAATTCCTGAGGCCGACAGAAAGACATTTAAAGTGGTCGTACAGGATAGTTATGAGACAGGAGGACAGAATTTCACCGATGGCATGCTGGAAGAATTCGAACAGCGCTACGGATATGATGCTTTTCCCTATCTGCCGGTCTTCAGAGGGTACGTGGTCAACAGCCGGATGGAATCAGACCGTTTTCTTTGGGACTTGAGAAGAATGATCGCAGACAAGATCGCTTACGACTATGTAGGTGGTTTGAGGGAAGTAAGCCACCAACACGGTTTAACTACCTGGCTCGAAAATTACGGGCACTGGGGATTCCCGGGTGAGTTCCTGATGTACGGCGGTCAGTCGGACGAAATTGGCGGTGAATTCTGGAGTCAGGGTGAACTGGGTGATATCGAGAACCGTGCGGCCACATCCGCAGGACACATCTACGGGAAAACCAAAATCTCCGCCGAATCGAACACTTCCGGCGGGCCGGCCTATTCCAGGCATCCGGCGATGATGAAACAGCGTACAGATCGCTTCTTTGCCGAAGGGATAAACAATACGCTCCTGCATCTGTACATCATGCAGCCTTACGAAGAAAAAAATCCCGGGGTGAATGCATGGTTTGGGAATGAGTTCGACCGCAAGAATACATGGTTTTCACAACTGGATGTCTATACAGAGTATTTGAAACGGGTGAACTTTATGTTACAACAAGGTTTGAACGTAGCAGATGTTGCTTACTTCATTGGTGAAGATACTCCGAAAATGACCGGTATTACAGATCCACCTTTGCCTATCGGTTATCAGTACGATTACATAAATGCAGAAGTGATCGAACAGGATATGACGGTGAAAAATGGTTTACTGACCCTCCCCCATGGCACACAGTACCGGGTGCTCGTGCTTCCCAAACAGGAAACGATGCGTCCGGAACTATTGGCTAAAATCAAAAAACTGGTCAACGAAGGAGCCTACATACTGGGGCCGGCGCCAAAGCGCTCACCCAGCCAGCAGAACCAACCGGAGGCAGACAACCGGGTAGAGCAATTGGCGATCGAACTTTGGGGTGACCTGGTCGACGAAACAATCAAACAGCGGGACTACGGAAAGGGTCTGATCATGAATGGTTTGTCACTTGAAGAAGTTTTCGACAGGATCGGACTTCTCCCCGACTGTAAATTGCCGGAAGACAATTCTATTCACTACGGACACCGGACCATGGGAGGGATAGAGATTTACTTTCTTTCCAACCAGACGGATAAAGAACAAATCATTACACCCAAATTCCGGGTAAAAGGGATGCAACCTGAAACATGGGAGCCTACCACCGGATATACCCGTTCACTCCCTGCCTTCGATGATAAGAACGGCGTTACAGCGGTTCCGATAAAAATGGCACCATTTGAAAGCACTTTTATCGTTTTCAGGCATAAAAGCGATAAAAAGGCAACCTCCTACAATCCTGAAACGAATTATCCGGCACCTCAACTTGTTGCCGACCTCTCCCGGGACTGGACCGTTACGTTTGATCCGCTTCGCGGAGGACCATCCGAGCCGGTGCGGTTCGACTCATTAAAGGACTGGACAACATTCTCCGACAATGATATCAAATATTATTCGGGAACAGCTATCTATAAGAACCATTTCACAATAGATTCGTTATCCGGCCATCACGAAATCACTATCGATTTGGGAAAGCTTACCGCCATGGGTAAAGTCTATATAAACGACATATATGCCGGAGGAGTCTGGACCCCCCCATACCGGCTGAAGATAACGCCGTTCTTAAAGAAAGGGACAAACGCCATAAAGATTGAAATCGTAAACAACTGGATGAATCGCCTTATAGGAGAACTCAAGCTGCCAGAAGACCAACGTACAACCGGGTGTTTTGTTAATCCGTACAACAAAGACAGTACTCTTCAGCCTTCGGGTT